Proteins encoded within one genomic window of Bombus vancouverensis nearcticus chromosome 4, iyBomVanc1_principal, whole genome shotgun sequence:
- the LOC117161371 gene encoding translocon-associated protein subunit gamma codes for MSGKSKAFTKEEELLLQDFSRNVSTKSSALFYGNAFIVSAIPIWLFWRIHLIDIYANLISFVLVTLASTYALALAYKNTKFVLKHKIAVKREDAVTKEMSRKLSEDKKMSKKEKDERILWKKNEVADYEATTFSIFYNNALFLALVIVSSFYILKTFTPAVNYVFSVGATSALLALLSTGTQ; via the exons ATGTCAGGAAAATCGAAAGCATTTACCAAAGAAGAAGAGCTTCTTCTTCAAGACTTCTCGCGGAATGTGTCAACAAAATCTTCAGCGTTATTTTACGGCAATGCTTTTATCGTTTCGGCTATCCCCATCT GGCTTTTTTGGAGAATTCACTTGATTGACATCTACGCTAATTTAATTTCCTTCGTTTTAGTAACATTAGCGAGCACATATGCTCTTGCTCTCGcgtataaaaatacaaaattcgtGTTAAAGCATAAG attGCAGTAAAAAGGGAAGATGCAGTGACAAAGGAAATGAGCAGAAAGTTATCAGAAGACAAGAAGATGAGCAAGAAGGAAAAGGATGAAAG aATTTTATGGAAGAAAAATGAAGTAGCTGATTATGAAGCAACAACATTCTCAATTTTCTACAATAATGCTTTATTCTTAGCTCTTGTAATTGTATCTTCTTTCTACATTCTGAAGACATTCACACCAGCTGTAAATTATGTATTTTCCGTCGGTGCAACGAGCGCATTGTTAGCGCTATTGTCGACTGGAACTCAATAA